Below is a genomic region from Henckelia pumila isolate YLH828 chromosome 3, ASM3356847v2, whole genome shotgun sequence.
TTAAATGAATGTTTTGGTAGAAAATACTGTGattaaaaaatcattatttcttgaagttatgaaattaaaaaaaagattggGATCTAATCTATAACCATATTAACCACAATTCTGTAACATAgttaaagttttaaattttgatgTAATTAGGTAGTGTAAAAGTTAATTATGTTGTAAATTTTTCTCAAAGAATTTAAggtatattttataaaatagatTTGGGATAAAAATACTAGAATTTTCTGGTAAATGGAGACGCGTCTGATTTGCATGCTAGGCGCTAGCTCATACTTTTAAGCCCGTCCTTATTTCAAGGTGCCGACATTTCACATAAGATTTGACTTAGCGTCCATATctactaattattttaattgcaactTCAATAACTCGTTCGTGGCAAAGTCAATGtttgctttattttttattaatttcgatgattttttttattaatttttgatttaGTTAGTTTTACACGACAGGTCCTCCAATTTCAAATTTTCGTATAtttgaataaatttattttatgtgatTTTAAATATGTTAATGTATACGACCCAGTTTTAATACATCAAGTGATTTTAAAGatgtttttcatttatttatttgattattattattatttagatGACAAAGTAAAGAGGTCTACACATAGGCTGGAGATTTGTCGTCGGTCCCTTACCAGTTCATTGACAAGAAACTTTTTGACATTTAATGGCTCGCAGACAATAACCCAAAGCAAAATGATCTTTCATGAAATTTAAACTGAATTGCTCTGAATTATTGGACAGCCCAAAAGGTCAACCATCGTCCCAATAAAACAATCTTAATTAGCCATGttcaatataaaaataataataaagaagAAATTAGGTCCAGTGGAATGGTCTTGGAAAGATCAGATTTGGGGCAGATTTGACTAAATTGGATCTtggattttttaaatatatatatatatatatagtgtaaTTCAGTGTGTAACATTTTGAGTACATGTAGCATTTTTCTTCTCCCAAAAACTATAGATATGGaatcattaaattaaatatatatatatatataaccaatCCAATATTAGCTCAAAAAACTTTCACAAGGGGTTATCAGCAAAtccaatatttcacaggggtgatatatacaattttttcttaaatatttttgaaattaaaaatatttgcaataggtcgttcttgaaaattttaaaaatgagcTAAGGTTTGAGAGATTTTATTGTGTTCAAATTTAAACCAAACAAAAGACACTCAACATAGAACCAAAAATCGGTTTTAAACCCAGAAGAATGAAAGTTATAGCCATTTGTCTTAACTTTTCATAGAATAAAAAATTGCTCTACTTCGAATTTGTATGAGAGAGATATGCTCGAAATGTGAGACTATATGTAAGCTAGAACACTTTCTTCATTCACTGCGAACCAACAAATTTGTCGTGGTTTTTCGTCTTCTTATGCTCTGATTCAGACTTCGActtgtgaatatgatttgtatGTCAGTGTCTTGTCTTCGTAACCCATACTGAATCATTTCGTTCTTATAACTAATCTTGGGAAAGATGATTAAAATACAAAACTAGTTTTATGAAGCTGGTTGTTGCTACAATTTCGTCCCGCAGCAAGGACGGAACCAGAAACTCGAGTAAGGGGGCAGAAAATTTTTTATTGACATGAGATTAATGAAACAAGATATCTTATCTCTTAGGGTGCATTTGGAGCCGTAGATTTGAAATCAGTGAATTTCAATTAtagttttattattttacaacaaaacaataaatcaaATCTTAAATCCAAACATTACTTACACATTagaaatacaaaatataatGAATTTCTCATGACATTATTATTGGGTGAACTTGAAATATATATTCTAATTGAAATACTATATAAATGTAATGATGAATATTAAGTTTAGAGTATTATAGcttctttgaaattcatgaatttGAAATCTATCGATGAAAATGTAATCTTATGTTAGTTTATTAATTTCTCAATTATGTAAATGCAACCTTGATGATGATAAAAATAAGGCAAACATtcttatgagacggtctcaagggtcatttttttgAAACGAAtctcttatatgagttatcaattaaaaagtattacattttatgtcaaaaatattacttattattataaatatgaccAGGGTTGACCCATCTCACGAATGAAaccgtctcacaggagtgttactctaaaaataatagtaataaaaGATAATTATATTAATCATTCCATAACTATAACTTTACAAACTTAATCAGAATTCCATTAATGTGAATATTGTTAATCCATCTTTTacacataaataaattaattgtttattgCTATATAATaagagtaacactcctgtgagacggtCTTATTCGTGAGACGGATCAATcttatccatatttataataataagtaatacttttagcataaattgtaatattttttaattgataacccatataagagatccgtctcataaaaatgacccttgagaccgtctcatagaaGTTTTTGCCAAATAATAATTGTGTTGGAACATTTagatagtatttttttttcgagaatgatagtattattttttatttcttataaaatatataattatagacATAATGTAGGTTTATAATGTAAATTTCTACTAATAATTACGTGAGACTTAAATTATCTGTTAGTTCATTGATCATTCCCAATATGATTTAATTAATCCTATAAATCTATAACTCATGAATGATGTAGTGACTCACTCGAAAATCATCTGCTAATCATAAAATTTATAGcataataatcaataaacaacGAAAAATATCTCGATACAACCAAACAACCGATGTAGTACAATCGACCCTTAAAAACCTAAAGTGAAACATTGTTTACACAATCCCATCGAAATAAAGTACGAAAACTAATATCCCCAAATCGAAACCTGAAACGAAAATAATGCCAAACCCGGGACTCCTGCAACTCAACGACCGCTACCttctgtatactcatacttctgTACTAagtgttatttaaattttaattgcatGTTTTAGTATGATTAGTAGGTAATTTCAGAGCGAATCACTCCAAATGAAGTCCTACTGAAGTCCACAAtaaaatgtatatataataaaattataataatatggGCTAGCTtggattttattattaaatatatatggacATATGTGATATTCACAAACCCTATCCAGTTGAATCTTACAACTAATATTTAGGCTTTTAGTTGTTGGTCATTTGGATAAGCGACTTGCATATTGTTACTTAATTAAATACGTTGATAAAATTAGGGCTGAGATACCGAACCAAAATACCGAGTTTTcgggataccgtaccgaaattttttcgatatataaaCATTTGTTTGGTATATCGATTTTTTTTGGGTATTTGTACGGtatcaatatgaattttttccataccaaaattttgaaatttcgatatcggtatcgatataaatttttttcataccaaaattttgaaaacggtataccgaaaactcACCCCTAGATAAAATAACAAATTTTataatcatcaaaatcaagattgataACGTTTCTACAAcctaaataatattaatatataatccaataaattaaaattacaaaattatttgtCATCTATAAGGATACCATCATAAGCATAACTGTTtgggaaaataatttttttttggttgggtgattttttattttggattttggttcactaagctttcaaatttttgttttggaaaatgatttttttgtcCAATAAtatgtctattttttttttgttttcgtcCATTGACTTTTTAAAGTTTGGTTttgatacactaacttttaatgTTCAGTTATTTTAGTTCAATTGTTAGCATGTCAGCTTGACTATCAGCATTTTTCGGTGCGTCAGCATTTTCCGGCGGCATGTTAGTAGTTGGACCAAAATGACCGAAAACTAAAAGTTATTATACAAAAaccaaaattgaaaaataaacaaGTTAATTGAAAAAAAAGGAAGAAGTATTTTCCCTTTTTTGTTTTGAcaccaactttgatttttttttcttcctgtCATCTTTCTCACTTTCTATCTTCATTCAATCACTCTATCCCAAAGCCTGTACTCTGTTTTTTTCTCTTGAAGCCCGTAGGGTTTTTTTGTTATAGTTCGATTTCGAACACACCTTAAACTTGGGATCTAAATATGAGACAGACCATAAATCATGGTCAGTACAATTGGGAAGTCTTTCTTGCACTTGGCGGGGTCATTGGAAATTTGGAATATGATACTCTTAAATTATAACGCATCTTCCATCCGTTCGAACTTTGAGGCTAGCTGTAGGTTTGAAAATGTCGTCCCCTCGGCTTGTTTTTATGCTAACGCAAACTGTTTTGAGCTGTTGATATCATGCAGACGTGCAGCTAAATCCAAATCCAAGCTAATATCTAATAATGTATTAGACCTGAATACGATTCATGTTTCATATGTGGCAGGAAAGAAGAAAGATAATGCTGAAATTTGCGGACTTGATTGATGAAAATTTGGAAGAATTAGCGGCCTTGGATACAATCGATGCTGGAAAGTTATACTTCATGAACAAGATACTAGAAATTCCCGGTGCAGCAGAAACAATACGTTACTTTGCAGGGGCAGCAGACAAAATTCATGGGGAAACATTGAAAATGTCTAGGGAACTACAGGCATATACGCTAAGTGAACCCGTCGGTGTCGTGGGACATATTATTCCTTGGAACTTCCCGTCTACTATGTTTGCAATGAAAGTTGGCCCTTCATTAGCTGCTGGTTGCACGATGGTTGTTAAACCCGCTGAACAGACTCCTCTTTCTGCTCTTTTTTACGCTCATTTAGCAAAGCGCGTAAGCTTCCTTATGAattatatattatgatttaGTATTTATGTGCGttcttatattatatatttgttttagGCTTGTTAAATATAATGCTGCAGGCTGGAATTCCAAATGGAGTGCTTAATGTTGTGACAGGATATGGACAAACGGCTGGTGCTGCCATTACCTCTCACATGGACATTGACATGGTAAAATATTGTTGTATGAATTTTGCAATGCAATATAGAAAAGTATTTCAAATACTAAAAAATTTTCCTATATAtcgatcatatatatatatggcggGCCTCATCTGTTTGTTTGTTCCTTTGTCCAGGTTAGTTTTACAGGTTCTACAGAAGTAGGACGACTTGTAATGCAGGCGGCTGCGTCAAGCAATTTGAAGCCTGTTTCACTAGAACTAGGAGGCAAATCACCCTTCATAGTTTTTGATGATGTGGATATTGATAAAGTTGCAGATCTAGCACTCCAAGGAATTCTATTCAACAAGGCAAAACAAACTTAATTATTTGATTTCTAATATATGATGCAATTTTTCTCATGTTAAACCCTAGTTATCATATGATATGAATGTTCCAGGGTGAAATATGTGTGGCTGGCTCCCGCGTTTTCGTTCAACAAGGGATATATGATAAATTTATCACCAAGCTCGCTGAGAAGGCAAAATCATGGGTGGTCGGGGACCCTTTTCACCCAAATGTTCGTCAAGGACCTCAGGTATATATGTATTCGATTTCTTAGTAATATAATGATCCgcaaaattaaaaatgaaattttttctaAAAGATAAGAGCAAGGAATCAAGTTTCTGTTACTTTTAGGCAGAAACAATGTACATGACAAGAAAACTGTTGAAACCTGGTATTGAATTATGTATACATGGATACTTAGCTGCAGATGCTAATAGGACTTTCAAACTTTCCTTTATAACTATGATTTTAGTATGAAACAATTGAATATTTTTGTCAATTACTCTGGGATTTACTTTCTTTAATGTTATTTATAAGGTTGATAAGAAGCAATATGAAAAGATACTTTCATATATTGATATTGGAAAGAAGGAAGGTGCCACTTTATTATATGGTGGAAAGCCACATGACAGAAAGGGTTATTACATTGAGCCAACAATTTTCGTAAATGTCACAGtaagtatttgattttaatcaagCTTCTTTTGTTTTGAGTAAGACGTGTGATGCACCATATATTAATTGAATCTATTTGTATAGGACGATATGACTATTGCAAAGGAAGAAATATTTGGGCCCGTAATGTCagttctcaagttcaagtaagTTCATTTTTAATATTCTTTTGAGTGGTAATAAACAATTTGATCCCCTAATCTCTTATCACATATTATTATTCACAAGTTACCCAGTAGTCAATTGCAGTTTGATTTTCATGTCTAATTAGCTTAACTATTCTTGGCGAAAAGTAatatcaatttatttaattaattggtCTAACAATCGTCATTCCACTTATAGTGACATAAATCTCTTTCAACGTACAAAAAAGAAACTTATTTATGCACTATTGCCCCAACATCCACATTATCCAATTTTCCCCTTGCCAAAAACACAATTATAACCAGTGTCTCCACTACCTATTTCTTATTGAAAATAGTATATATTATACGTGCACATTAAGTCCATGTGTTTATGCACCGgcaatatgataaaaaaaacctAGGAAAAATCAACATATGATGAGACAATTATCATTGAAGTTGGTTTTATTGTTTTCTCTTagtaattatataaaaaaagttAATTAAGTAgtatttgcaacctctaaaattaaataagtgattatgaattttttcttcacaaatttgttaagaaaaCTCTAtattaatcacttatttttagaggttgcaaacgcTACCTTAATATTGAAAGAATTTAGAACTGTGTATGTAAAATGTCCTCAACATGATATTTCATGAGATGTTACATATATTTATTCATACATGTGTGTGTCTGTGTGTATATTGTAATTATTGGTTCCAACTGGATTTGTAGAAGTGTTGAAGAGGTAATAAAGAGAGCTAATGGTACAAAGTATGGATTAGCAGCTGGGATTATGACGGATAACTTGAATATAGCAAACACAGTCTCGAGATCAATCCGAGCCGGTGTCGTTTGGATCAACTGTTATTTCGCTTTCGACAATGATCTTCCCTACGGGGGCTATAAAATGAGCGGATTTGGAAGAGACTGTGGACTGGAATCTCTTCACAAGTATCTTCAGGTTAAATCCGTTGCAACTCCTATTTATAATTCGCCATGGCTCTAAAATAAGCTGCATGGGTGACCTCATTGCAAAGCCATGCATGTTTGATATAATAATATTAACATTCATTGTGAAAATGTGATTTAGTGACGGTAAATTCATGTCGTTGTATTTGGAAGTGTGAGAGTATGTAAATGAGTATGTCGTATGTACTTTATCCCAAGCCTAATATTGTATAAACAATTTATGGAATAAAACTTTTGTTTGATATCAGGAATCAAGAAGAGTATACATCTAAATATAagtaagatatatatttttatttttattttataacgaAAGGAGTTGTTCAGAGTAAAAAATTTCTACtaacatatttatattttatatgacaatttaatatattattaaatttgaaatgTATGCTTGGAAGTTGGAAGTGTAAGTCGAGAACGCTTTGCCGCTATTTTCTATGAGTACTAGATAAACTTACAGGCTAATACAAACCATTTCAGGTAGCTAAACCTATTGGTAGGCTCATATCCGAACCACCACATATCCAATCCCAttagtgaatttttttttaaaaaaatggcaATGGTATTcctctaaaaatttaaaaaaaaattgtgaatagtgaaaaatataatatagataTGATAGGATAAATAAGAATACTTTATTCATTattgtatatttttatttatatagtaCGTTCATATTATTTGAATATTAGAGAACATGATTTCTTAATTGAAAATCTCATCTCAATAATCATCTTCAACTTATCAAAACATTACTCATTACATTATTTATGAAAGATGCGTGAAATCAAATTTTTTGTCACAATCTTATCAGTAAAACTCAATTGAAAAATCTGAacgaacataaaaaaaaatacaataataaaTGCTCCCCTAATCTCATCATCTAAGATTTTGTGACGGAGCATCATGATCTGAGACCTACATCCACATATCGGCTACCTTTGTTTTTAGTTGTAACTTCACCACAAACCAACAAAAATTCAAAACCATTTTCTTCTCA
It encodes:
- the LOC140887227 gene encoding aldehyde dehydrogenase 1-like, whose product is MTVQANEFMESHAKIPEIKFTKLFINGEFVDALSGKRFESIDPRTEEVIANIAEGDKEDIDLAVKAAREAFDLGPWPRWPGRERRKIMLKFADLIDENLEELAALDTIDAGKLYFMNKILEIPGAAETIRYFAGAADKIHGETLKMSRELQAYTLSEPVGVVGHIIPWNFPSTMFAMKVGPSLAAGCTMVVKPAEQTPLSALFYAHLAKRAGIPNGVLNVVTGYGQTAGAAITSHMDIDMVSFTGSTEVGRLVMQAAASSNLKPVSLELGGKSPFIVFDDVDIDKVADLALQGILFNKGEICVAGSRVFVQQGIYDKFITKLAEKAKSWVVGDPFHPNVRQGPQVDKKQYEKILSYIDIGKKEGATLLYGGKPHDRKGYYIEPTIFVNVTDDMTIAKEEIFGPVMSVLKFKSVEEVIKRANGTKYGLAAGIMTDNLNIANTVSRSIRAGVVWINCYFAFDNDLPYGGYKMSGFGRDCGLESLHKYLQVKSVATPIYNSPWL